In one Serinus canaria isolate serCan28SL12 chromosome 2, serCan2020, whole genome shotgun sequence genomic region, the following are encoded:
- the OTUD6B gene encoding deubiquitinase OTUD6B, with amino-acid sequence MEGSEDEEPGSEGPLQQLLKRQRKEKRELQAKIQGMKNAVPKNDKKRRKQLADEVAKLEAELEQKHKEELKQLKDASPEKNKTDSIVDGVANIELEGVEQQTQHHRISKAQKRREKKAALEKEREERIAEAEIQNLTGARHLESQKLACLLAARHLEIKQIPSDGHCMYRAIEDQLKDHQNSWTVATLRSQTAKYMQSHCDDFLPFLTNPNTGDMYSREEFEKYCDDIANTAAWGGQLELRALSHILQTPIEVVQMDSPPIVVGEEYSGKPITLVYMRHAYGLGEHYNSVKVLTDTATENSS; translated from the exons ATGGAGGGCTCGGAGGACGAGGAGCCGGGGTCCGAGGGGccgctgcagcagctgctgaagcgGCAGCGCAAGGAGAAGCGGGAGCTCCAGG CAAAAATTCAAGGCATGAAAAATGCTGTTCCCAAGAATGATAAGAAGAGACGAAAACAGCTGGCAGATGAAGTTGCCAAACTAGAGGCAGAACTTGAACAGAAGCACAAGGAGGAGTTGAAGCAGCTGAAGGATGCTTCACCTGAAAAGAATAAG acaGATTCCATAGTTGATGGGGTTGCAAATATAGAGCTTGAAGGAGTAGAGCAGCAGACTCAGCATCATCGAATATCAAAAGCACAGAAGAGGCGG gagaaaaaagctgctctggagaaagaaagagaagaaagaatagCTGAAGCTGAGATACAAAATTTAACTGGTGCTAGACATCTTGAAAGTCAGAAACTTGCCTGCCTATTGGCAGCAAGACACTTAGAGATTAAACAAATCCCTTCAGATGGCCATTGCATGTACAGAGCTATTGAAGATCAGCTGAAGGATCACCAAAATTCCTGGACTGTTGCAACTCTGAGGAGCCAAACAGCAAAATATATGCAAAGTCACTGTGATGACTTCTTGCCTTTTCTTACAAACCCTAATACTGGAGATATGTATAGCAGAG aggAGTTTGAGAAATACTGTGATGATATAGCAAATACAGCTGCATGGGGAGGTCAGCTGGAA CTAAGGGCTTTGTCACACATTTTACAAACACCTATTGAAGTAGTGCAGATGGATTCTCCTCCCATTGTTGTTGGTGAAGAATATTCAGGCAAACCAATAACACTTGT GTATATGAGGCATGCCTATGGATTAGGAGAACATTACAATTCTGTGAAAGTTCTAACAGACACTGCTACAGAGAACAGCAGCTAG